From the genome of Bacillus kexueae:
AGGAGAAATTTCTTTCCACGATAGTTTCAACAGCAAAGAAGTATGGATTTAAAGATATTCACTTTGATTTCGAATACTTAAAACCCGCCGACAAAGAAGCCTACAACGCGTTCTTACGGAAAGCAAGGGATCGTTTTAAAAAAGAGGGATGGTTTATCTCATCTGCCCTAGCACCGAAAACAAAACCAGATCAGAAAGGACAGTGGTATGAAGGGCATGATTACAAAGCTCATGGAGAAATTGTTGATTTTGTCGTCATCATGACCTACGAGTGGGGATACAGTGGAGGTCCTCCGATGCCGGTTTCACCAATTGGACCAGTGCGGGAAGTGTTGGAATACGCCATTACAGAAATACCACCAAGCAAAATTATGATGGGTCAAAATTTATATGGATACGATTGGACCCTTCCATACGTAGAAGGAGGGCAATACGCCAAAGCTATAAGTCCACAGCAAGCCATTCAACTTGCAGCTACGAACAATGTGCCCATTCGTTATGATTCAAAAGCACAAGCCCCTACTTTTAACTATGTAGATGCAGACAATAAAGAACACGAGGTATGGTTCGAAGATGCGCGATCCATCCAAGCGAAATTCGACCTTGTAAAGGAACTTAACTTAAGAGGAGTTAGTTATTGGAAACTAGGGCTTTCATTCCCCCAAAACTGGCTGCTGATTAATGATCAATTCCTAGTCACTAAGAAATAATCACCATTCACTCATCCATATACCCCATAACTACCGTAGAAAGAGAGTCTTCCATAAGTAGGGCTCTTTTTCTTTTATTATTCAACGACAAAAATGACCGTATTTTATTCTTTCTAAGATTGCTGCAGTTTCTTTTGGATTCCATAAATATTCCTTTCATAACGTGAAATATATGATAAAATATCTTTCGGCATACATTAAGTAAGGAATAGAGGGTTTTACTGATTTTCGTAACACCTTGACCAAAAAAACGGTCATAAATAATAGATTTCGTACACTTTGGGCACTAGGACACGAGGAGGATGTAGCATGGGGAATACGCCTTTTATTACGGTTGAAGGGCCGATTGGAGTAGGAAAAACTTCTCTAGCAAAAGCCATTGCTGAAGCTTTTCAATTTCAACTGTTAAAAGAGATTGTTGATGAAAATCCCTTCTTAGGGAAGTTCTACGAAAACATCGAAGAGTGGAGCTTTCAAACAGAGATGTTTTTTCTATGCAATCGGTATAAACAGCTTGAAGATATTGATAAGAACTTTATTTCTAAAAACCAAGCTGTTGTCGCTGACTACCATATATTAAAAAATCTAATTTTTGCAAAGCGAACATTAAAAAATAATCAATACGATAAGTATTTAAAAATTTATGATATCCTAACAAAAGATATGCCCGAACCGAATATTATTATCTATT
Proteins encoded in this window:
- a CDS encoding deoxynucleoside kinase, with product MGNTPFITVEGPIGVGKTSLAKAIAEAFQFQLLKEIVDENPFLGKFYENIEEWSFQTEMFFLCNRYKQLEDIDKNFISKNQAVVADYHILKNLIFAKRTLKNNQYDKYLKIYDILTKDMPEPNIIIYLNASLDTLLHRIEIRGREIEKNISSLYLEQLSLDYEHYMNDFEKKFPHIPVLRFNGDDLDFVKHKEDLDYIVSTIRKTLQKGVNNYGPSK
- a CDS encoding glycosyl hydrolase family 18 protein codes for the protein MQIHVVQQGQSLFTIAQTFSTTVDALIDANQIQNPNQLVIGQTLVIPIIGQFYFVQPGDSLYSIAQKFEMNYLQLAEINDWNVNQPLPIGLRLYIPQRPKREAEFNAYIEPRGESVSSNLQASASEASPYLTYLGLFSFQALRDGSLKEPPVGNLGTIAQNNDTTFMMIITNIENDQFSDELAHIILTDTKVQEKFLSTIVSTAKKYGFKDIHFDFEYLKPADKEAYNAFLRKARDRFKKEGWFISSALAPKTKPDQKGQWYEGHDYKAHGEIVDFVVIMTYEWGYSGGPPMPVSPIGPVREVLEYAITEIPPSKIMMGQNLYGYDWTLPYVEGGQYAKAISPQQAIQLAATNNVPIRYDSKAQAPTFNYVDADNKEHEVWFEDARSIQAKFDLVKELNLRGVSYWKLGLSFPQNWLLINDQFLVTKK